The Burkholderia pyrrocinia genome has a segment encoding these proteins:
- a CDS encoding DUF2075 domain-containing protein, with amino-acid sequence MSRGVSYTLCAFLSADEALLLGELTDSVASTGIQSTRTTQIETWKSQIALLRRCADELIERREAAKDWHLVLEYELPRRQKRPDAVLLAEDVILVVEFKVGSPSHDASARWQVEDYCLNLRDFHAGSTGRAIVPVLCATAAPSAKDSRAPTSGPCVAPIRLANASDLTAVLLSAYSAQHDPDRSPIDVDSWVGAPYRPTLSVIEAAERLYENHDVREISHSYASNLDATTDLLAEVIREARTLNRRYVCFVTGVPGAGKTLTGLNVVHDPSLRTEGGPSGIFLSGNGPLVKVVREALVLSQQRAGRRRQDSAHEVSTFIQNVHQFLRYHRENPAALPHEHVVVFDEAQRAWDREQMLRKQGVDTSEAAELFDVMDRLDGWAVIIALVGGGQEIFLGEAGLEEWGRAAAARPHWRVVASPEVVSGGASVSGHRLFGEGVPPGIEFRPEPLAHLSVGVRSFRAQRLAEWVDAVLTLDAERARSLLPDRREFPLNFTRSLDTVKAWLRARSAPEDGQRAGLIATSEDQRLRAYGLERSSAFRLDYSFEKWFLMPPTDVRSSHALEVAASEFECQGLELDWVGLCWGGDLTPSNPDDWEYRKFRGSTWQQVRSDAERTFVRNRYRVLLTRARLGLVIWIPPGNADDPTLDPARFDRTAQLLQAAGVPELQQEFEGAHP; translated from the coding sequence ATGAGTCGTGGGGTTAGCTACACGCTCTGCGCGTTCTTGAGCGCAGATGAAGCCCTGTTGCTTGGCGAGCTCACCGACTCAGTCGCCTCGACAGGCATTCAGAGCACACGCACGACTCAGATCGAGACCTGGAAGTCCCAGATTGCGCTTTTGAGGCGTTGCGCAGACGAACTGATCGAACGGCGTGAGGCTGCCAAGGATTGGCACTTGGTCCTGGAGTACGAGCTACCACGTAGACAGAAGCGTCCGGATGCAGTCTTGCTTGCCGAGGACGTGATCCTGGTGGTCGAGTTCAAGGTCGGCTCTCCGTCTCACGATGCGTCGGCCCGCTGGCAAGTAGAAGACTATTGCTTGAACCTTCGTGATTTCCATGCTGGTAGCACCGGGCGCGCGATCGTGCCGGTGCTTTGCGCCACGGCCGCACCAAGTGCCAAGGATTCGAGAGCCCCGACTTCGGGTCCATGTGTTGCACCGATACGGCTCGCCAATGCCAGCGATCTGACCGCAGTGCTGTTGTCTGCCTACTCGGCGCAACACGATCCTGACCGATCGCCCATTGATGTCGATTCCTGGGTCGGCGCACCGTATCGCCCCACGCTGTCGGTCATCGAAGCGGCCGAACGACTCTACGAAAACCACGACGTTCGCGAGATCAGCCACAGCTATGCCAGCAACCTGGACGCAACGACGGACCTGTTGGCAGAAGTAATCAGAGAGGCGAGAACGTTAAACCGACGCTATGTGTGCTTCGTCACCGGTGTGCCGGGGGCCGGCAAGACGCTGACCGGGCTCAATGTCGTTCATGATCCCTCCCTGCGTACTGAGGGCGGCCCTTCAGGGATTTTCTTGTCTGGCAACGGCCCCCTAGTCAAGGTCGTGCGTGAAGCCTTGGTCTTGAGTCAGCAGCGCGCCGGACGTCGGCGCCAGGATAGTGCCCACGAGGTCTCGACCTTCATCCAGAACGTCCACCAGTTTTTGCGTTACCACCGCGAGAATCCCGCGGCACTCCCGCACGAGCATGTCGTCGTCTTCGATGAAGCCCAACGCGCATGGGACCGTGAGCAGATGCTACGCAAGCAAGGCGTGGACACGTCTGAGGCCGCCGAACTCTTCGACGTAATGGATCGATTGGACGGATGGGCCGTGATCATCGCCCTGGTTGGCGGCGGGCAAGAAATCTTCCTCGGCGAGGCAGGATTAGAGGAATGGGGGCGTGCTGCCGCTGCTCGGCCGCATTGGCGAGTCGTCGCCTCTCCCGAGGTTGTATCCGGTGGTGCCAGCGTATCTGGGCACCGCTTGTTTGGCGAAGGCGTTCCTCCAGGCATTGAGTTTCGGCCGGAGCCCTTGGCTCACCTGAGCGTCGGGGTGCGGAGCTTTCGGGCTCAACGGCTGGCGGAATGGGTTGATGCCGTACTCACCCTTGATGCAGAGCGGGCGCGGTCACTCCTACCCGATCGCAGGGAGTTCCCACTCAATTTCACACGTAGTCTCGACACCGTCAAGGCGTGGTTGCGGGCCAGGAGCGCACCGGAAGACGGACAGCGTGCCGGTTTGATCGCCACGTCAGAGGACCAACGCCTACGGGCCTATGGCCTAGAGCGGTCCAGCGCTTTTCGACTGGATTACTCGTTCGAGAAGTGGTTTCTCATGCCTCCAACGGATGTTCGTTCAAGTCATGCACTCGAAGTTGCGGCGTCCGAGTTCGAATGCCAAGGGCTCGAGCTCGACTGGGTGGGGCTGTGCTGGGGCGGAGACTTGACCCCCTCCAACCCGGACGACTGGGAATACCGGAAGTTTCGCGGCAGCACGTGGCAACAGGTACGCAGCGATGCCGAGCGAACCTTTGTACGCAATCGTTATCGCGTTCTGCTCACCCGTGCACGGCTCGGCTTGGTCATCTGGATTCCACCTGGCAACGCAGACGACCCCACCCTGGACCCGGCCAGATTCGACCGCACCGCGCAACTGTTGCAGGCCGCTGGCGTGCCCGAGCTTCAACAAGAATTCGAAGGAGCTCACCCGTGA